A region of Ictidomys tridecemlineatus isolate mIctTri1 chromosome 4, mIctTri1.hap1, whole genome shotgun sequence DNA encodes the following proteins:
- the LOC144376933 gene encoding uncharacterized protein LOC144376933, which translates to MTCCGCSGGCGSSCGGCGSSCCKPMCCCVPACSCSSCGSCGGCKGGCGSCGGCKGGCGSCGGCKSSCCKPCCSSGCGSSCCQSSCCKPCCCQESCCKSSCCKPCCCQDSCCKSSCCKSSCCKPCCCQESCCKSSCCKPCCCQDSCCKSSCCKPCCCQDSCCNCCKSSCCKPCCCQSSCCQDSCCKSSCCKPCCCQSSCCKPCCCQSSCCKPCCCQSSCCVPVCCQCKI; encoded by the exons atgaccTGCTGTGGCTGCTCAGGGGGCTGTGGCTCCAGCTGTGGGGGCTGTGgctccagctgctgcaagcccatGTGCTGCTGTGTGCCAGCCTGTTCCTGCTCCAGCTGTGGCTCCTGTGGGGGCTGCAAGGGAGGCTGTGGCTCCTGTGGGGGATGCAAGGGGGGATGTGGCTCCTGTGGAGgctgcaagtccagctgctgcaaACCCTGTTGCTCCTCAGGCTGTGGGTCCTCTTGTTGccagtccagctgctgcaagccctgctgctgccaggagagctgctgcaagtccagctgctgcaagccctgctgctgccaggacagctgctgcaagtccagctgctgcaaATCCAGCTGttgcaagccctgctgctgccaggagagctgctgcaagtccagctgctgcaagccctgctgctgccaggacagctgctgcaagtccagctgctgcaagccctgctgctgccaggacagctgctgcaa ctgctgcaagtccagctgctgcaagccctgctgctgccagtccagctgctgccaggacagctgctgcaagtccagctgctgcaagccctgctgctgccagtccagctgctgcaagccctgctgctgccagtccagctgctgcaagccctgctgctgccagtcCAGCTGCTGTGTCCCTGTGTGTTGCCAGTGTAAGATCTGA